From a region of the Hymenobacter jejuensis genome:
- a CDS encoding peroxiredoxin: protein MLQVGDKAPDFTLKTTSGDSFRLSEQRGKRNIVLYFYPKDDTPGCTAEACSFRDQYEDFQELGAEVVGVSSDSEASHQKFTQKHRLPFPLLADEGGKVRKLYEVPRVLLGILPGRVTFVIDKHGVIRYIFNSMSRATDHVQNTKEILAELSTAERI from the coding sequence ATGCTTCAAGTAGGCGACAAAGCCCCCGATTTCACCCTCAAAACCACTTCCGGTGATTCTTTTCGCCTTTCTGAGCAGCGTGGGAAGCGCAACATCGTGCTTTATTTTTACCCCAAAGACGACACGCCCGGTTGCACCGCCGAAGCCTGTTCGTTTCGCGATCAGTACGAAGATTTTCAGGAACTGGGGGCCGAAGTAGTGGGCGTGAGCTCCGATAGCGAGGCTTCGCATCAGAAATTTACCCAGAAGCACCGCCTGCCGTTTCCGTTGCTTGCCGACGAAGGTGGCAAAGTGCGCAAGCTCTACGAAGTACCGCGCGTATTGCTGGGCATTCTGCCGGGTCGGGTTACGTTTGTCATTGATAAACACGGCGTTATCCGCTACATCTTCAACTCGATGAGCCGCGCTACCGACCACGTGCAGAACACCAAGGAAATCCTGGCCGAGCTAAGCACGGCCGAGCGAATCTAG